Sequence from the Lysobacter solisilvae genome:
AGGTTGATGTCCCACGCGCTGGCGTGGCAGACCACGTCGCGGTCGCGCGGCTTGATGAACTGCGTCTTGGTCCAGTAGCTGTCGGGCAGCTTGGGCATGCCCAGCGAGGTGTAGAAGTCCTCGGCGCGGCGGGTCATCTCCTGGGCGATGGCCAGGTCGGCGGCGCGCTCGATCTCCACGCGCTGCTCGATGCCGATGTCGGCGTCGGGCGCGGCCATCGCCTTGTTCAGCTCTTCGCCGCGCATCTTCTCCAGCGCGCCGGTGATGTCCAGGTTGCCGGCGACGTCATTGCTGTAGGGCTGCAGGATCGGCCAGAGGTTGCCCCAGTCCTGCTGCCACATGTTGCCGGTCAGGTGCGCCGGCAGCATGCCGCCGGCCACTTCGCCGCGCTCGCCGTACTTCTTCACCAGCTGCGTGCGGGTGTAGCAGTGCAGCTGCTCGTACAGCGGCTTGACCTGCAGCCACAGGCGGTCGGTTTCCGCGGCGATCTCGGCCGGGGTCATGTCGTAGCCCGAACGCCACAGCTCGCCGGTGTCGGCGAAGCCCATGTCCTTGGCGCCGGTGTTCACCAGCTCGACGAAGTTGGTGTAGTCCGCGCGCATCGGCTTGGAAATGGTGTGCCAGCCTTCCCACGCGTCGAGCTGCTCTTCGTACGTCGCCGCCGGATCGCGCAGCACGTCCTCGAGCTCGCCGAGCTGGCGGCACTTGCGCGCGCTGCCTTCGCCCTTGCAGTACTCGCCCGAGCCGTACATGCCTTCCATCTTGGTCGCCAGCTGGGTGAGCTGTTCGAGCTTGGCCGGGTCCTTCGGCGGCGGCATCGCCACCGACAGTTTCAGCAGGCGGATCGCGCGCGCCGTCTCGGGCGACATCTTCTGCCCCTCGAACTTGCGCGACTGCTCGATCCAGGTATTGAGCAGGCCCAAGAAACGCTCGTTGGACTTGGCCGTCAGCAGCTCGGTATCGCTGTTGATGTAGGTCGAGGACGTCCACTGCGCGGCGTTGAGCTCCGGGTAGATCTTGCGGAACTCGTCGTTGATGCGCGCGACGAACTGGTCGGCGGTTTCGCCCTCGGGCGCCTTGACCGTGCCCGCCGGGGCGGTGGCGGTTTCAGGCGTCTCCGACTTCTTGCAGGCCGACAGGGACAACAGGCTCGCCGCGACGGCGAGGGCGAGCAGGGCATGGCGTTGCTTCACGGGTGACCTCAGGGGCGCCCGGACGGGGGCGCGTGGAAAGGCGAGGCTAAACGGGGCGGGGGAGGGGGGCAAGTGAAGGCCGCGCGGCGGGGTGTCCGGGTGCGCGGGGCGGCGGCGCCGGGGGTGGAACCGGCCGGTGGAACTTCGGGAGAGGACCCAGGGGCCTGGGGCGAGTCCGAGTCTTCCGGAGTCGAGCGCGAGTCTTTTAGAGTCGAGCATGAGTCTTTAAGAGTGGAGCGCCAGTCTTTTAGAGTCGAGCGCCAGTCTTTTAGAGTCGAGCGCGAGTCTTTGAGAGTCGAGCGGGAGTCTTTGAGAGTCGAGCGGGAGTCTTTGAGAGTCGAGCGCGAGTCTTTGAGAGTCGAGCGCGAGTCTTTGAGAGTCGAGCGCGAGTCTTTGAGAGTCGAGCGCGAGTCTTTTAGAGTCGAGCGTGAGTCTTTTAGAGTGGAGCGCCAGTCTTTTAGAGTCGAGCGCGAGTCTTTTAGAGTCGAGCGCCAGTCTTTTAGAGTCGAGCGTGAGTCTTTTAGAGTGGAGCGCCAGTCTTTTAGAGTCGAGCGTGAGTCCTTTAGAGCGGAGCGCGTGTCTTTTAGAGTCGAGCGCGAGTCTTTTGGAGTCGAGCGCGGGAGCAAGGGGGCGAGCGGGGCAGGGGGTTCTCCCCGCCCAGCGCGGTCCGGGCCCTGCAGCCGGATTGGCTAGAATCGCCCGACCGGCGGACGGCGCCGGACCGGCCGAAACCTCGGGACACAATGCGAAATTCATGGATGGCAGCCGCGGGCCTGCTGGCGGCTTGTGCGGCAGCGGCCCTGGTCGGCACGCGCGCAGACTTCCGGCTGCTTCCCGGCCGCCAGGCGGAGAGCCTAGCCGGGAACCTGGCGACCGCCACGCCCAACCCGCACGACGGCAAGGCCACCCTGCTGGCCCCCGGCACCATCACCACCATCGCCGGGACCGGCGAGATGGGCGACAGCGGCGACGGCGCGGCCGCGACGCTGGCGCGGATGAGCTTTCCCTACCTGATCGCCGTCCACGCGGGCGGCACGGTGTACTTCGTCGACGGGGTGAGCGCGCGCGTGCGCCGGGTGTCGCCGACGGGGATCATCACCGCGTTCGCGGGCACGGGCGTCGAGGAATTCGCACCGCGCGGCACCGTGCCCACCGGCGACGGTGGCCCGGCGACGCAGGCGCGCTTCGGTCGCATCAGCGCCCTGGCCACGGACCTGGCGGGCAACGTCTATATCGCCGACGACCTCAATCGCCGCATCCGTAAGGTCGGCACCGATGGCGTGATCCGCACCATCGCCGGCACCGGCGATCCGCAACGGCTGGACCACCCCGCGACCTTCGCCGGCGAAGGCGGGCCCGCCCTCGCCGCCACGTTGTCGGCGCCGGACCGGATGACCGTGGACGGTGCGGGCAACCTGTTCTTCCACGACCACCTGTACATCCGCCGCATCTCGCCCAACGGGACCCTCGCCACGATCGCCGGCAATGGCGACTGGCAAGGCGGTGGGGGCGACGGTGGGCCGGCCCGGCAGGCCTCGCTGGACGCCGGTGGCGGGCTGGCGGTGGATGCGGCGGGCAACCTCTTTGTGGCCGACATCAACGGCTCGCGCGTCCGCTGCATCTCGCCGGACGGCATCATCCGCACCGTGGCCGGCGGCGGCAGCCTGGCCGACGACGCGTGGGCGCTGCACGTGGTGCTGGAGCCCAACAACGGCCTGGCCCTGGACGCGCGCGGCCATGTGTTCACCGGGTCCGGGACACTGGTGCAGCGGGTCAACGCCGAAGGCATCCTCGACACGGTGGTGGGCCGCAACGTCGGCGAGACTTTGCCCTACGGCGTGGCGGGCTACGGCGGCGACAACGGGCCGGCCACGCTGGCCCTGATCAATTCCTCCAACGACCTGGGCACCGACGCCGCCGGCAACCTCTACATCGCCGACACCGGCAACCACCGCATCCGCAAGGTGACTCCCTCGCCGGTGACCCCGACCCCCTTCGGCCTGGGCGCCTTCGCACCGGTCGTGGAACTGCCGGCTGGCGGACTCCCGCGCGAAGTGCAGGTGGCCGACGTCAACGGCGATCGCCGGCAGGACCTGCTGGTGATCGTCGACGCCACGCCTGACGTCACCACCGACGCCGAGGAACTGCACGTGCGCGTCCAGCAGGCCGACGGCACGCTGGCGACCGCGACGCGCTATTCCGGCGTGCCGCACGGCACTTCGCTGCTGACCGGCGACTTCAACCGCGATGGCGCACAGGACCTCGTCCTGGGAACCTCGACGACGCTGAAATTGGCCCTTGGCCGTTCGACCGGTCTGCTGCAGTGGATCACCCTGCCGCGCTGGTCGCAGGGCGACATGAACCCGCCCGTGACCGTCGACAGCAACGCCGATGGCCTGCTCGACCTGTGCCTGGTCGAGGCCGGCACGGTGGTCTGCCATCGTGGCGATGGCCGCGGCAATTTCGTGCCGGCAGGCGTGATGGCGGGCAATGTCCCGGTGCGGGGACAGCGGCTGCGCGTGGGCGACTTCAACGGAGACGGCTGGAGCGACCTGGTCACGGAGGAGTCGTCGTGGATCGGCACGCAGCTCAGCGTCAATCGCGCCGGGCTGTTCTCGTCCACGCAGTACTTCGACGGCGGCGGCCCAGGCGCGGTGGGGGACTGGAATTCGGATGGGCGCGCGGACCTGCTCTATCGCCGGTACGACTCCCGCACCGGTCAGGCGGTCGGCTACAACCTCTTTCCGCAGACGGCCACCGGCACCATTGGAACCGCCATCGCGGTCGACAACGCGCAGGTGGCGGTGACGCTGGCCGCCGC
This genomic interval carries:
- a CDS encoding M2 family metallopeptidase, which produces MKQRHALLALAVAASLLSLSACKKSETPETATAPAGTVKAPEGETADQFVARINDEFRKIYPELNAAQWTSSTYINSDTELLTAKSNERFLGLLNTWIEQSRKFEGQKMSPETARAIRLLKLSVAMPPPKDPAKLEQLTQLATKMEGMYGSGEYCKGEGSARKCRQLGELEDVLRDPAATYEEQLDAWEGWHTISKPMRADYTNFVELVNTGAKDMGFADTGELWRSGYDMTPAEIAAETDRLWLQVKPLYEQLHCYTRTQLVKKYGERGEVAGGMLPAHLTGNMWQQDWGNLWPILQPYSNDVAGNLDITGALEKMRGEELNKAMAAPDADIGIEQRVEIERAADLAIAQEMTRRAEDFYTSLGMPKLPDSYWTKTQFIKPRDRDVVCHASAWDINLAGDVRTKMCIKPNEEDFTTIYHELGHVYYYLAYNDKPPIFQQGAHDGFHEAIGDTIVLAMTPKYLESVNLVGAQQPNNESVINNQMRMALAKVSFLPFGLMIDRWRWGVFSGEIKPVSYNKAWWDLKAKYQGVAPATARGEDNFDPGAKYHVPGNTPYTRYFLSHVLQFQFYKALCDASGYKGPLHECSFYGNKAAGAKFQAMLSKGASQPWQQTLKELTGNEKMDASAVLEYFSPLQAWLKQQNEGKTCGWNPQGTTAAAKPAEPAKPANG
- a CDS encoding FG-GAP-like repeat-containing protein, encoding MAAAGLLAACAAAALVGTRADFRLLPGRQAESLAGNLATATPNPHDGKATLLAPGTITTIAGTGEMGDSGDGAAATLARMSFPYLIAVHAGGTVYFVDGVSARVRRVSPTGIITAFAGTGVEEFAPRGTVPTGDGGPATQARFGRISALATDLAGNVYIADDLNRRIRKVGTDGVIRTIAGTGDPQRLDHPATFAGEGGPALAATLSAPDRMTVDGAGNLFFHDHLYIRRISPNGTLATIAGNGDWQGGGGDGGPARQASLDAGGGLAVDAAGNLFVADINGSRVRCISPDGIIRTVAGGGSLADDAWALHVVLEPNNGLALDARGHVFTGSGTLVQRVNAEGILDTVVGRNVGETLPYGVAGYGGDNGPATLALINSSNDLGTDAAGNLYIADTGNHRIRKVTPSPVTPTPFGLGAFAPVVELPAGGLPREVQVADVNGDRRQDLLVIVDATPDVTTDAEELHVRVQQADGTLATATRYSGVPHGTSLLTGDFNRDGAQDLVLGTSTTLKLALGRSTGLLQWITLPRWSQGDMNPPVTVDSNADGLLDLCLVEAGTVVCHRGDGRGNFVPAGVMAGNVPVRGQRLRVGDFNGDGWSDLVTEESSWIGTQLSVNRAGLFSSTQYFDGGGPGAVGDWNSDGRADLLYRRYDSRTGQAVGYNLFPQTATGTIGTAIAVDNAQVAVTLAAADVQNDGLDDLLTVHDQGQGLGLMGQRDGVLQREVRFPMPPLSGT